The window TTCCGCAAAAGCTGGCTGACCCCCGGCAAAGCAGGTGACTCCACCCAGTCAAGGACGCCTCCGATTTTTCTGAGCATATGGCGCGACAATTGGTCCGCAGCCAGACAATTTTGTCCCAAACTGAATATGACATCGTAAGTTCCTTTGATCCCATTGAAATCCATGACCCATTCCCCCTCATCCATTTATCTATATTTAATTAATTCCATAGATAAAGGGTTTGGACTATCCGGACGATATCCAGACATCTGGTCTAGTATGCGGGTCAGCCTCCCTGATTCTCGCGTACTATAAATTCAGAAAAGTATAGGATGGTGAAAACATTGGTTAAAATATCAGTGCTCATGCCGGTTTATAATATGGCTCCGTATATTGAAGAAGCGATCTGCAGCATTTTAACGCAAACCTATTCCGATTTCGAGCTGCTTATTTTAGATGACGGATCAACCGACGGAACCTTAGACATCATTCGGAAATTTGATGATAAGAGGATTAGAGTAATAGCGCATACAGTGAACCAGGGATTAATTGCGACCTTAAATCAAGGTATTGATTTATGTACGGGCGAGTATATTGCGCGAATGGATGGTGATGATATCGCATTGCCTCACCGGCTTGAGCGTCAAGTGAATTTCATGGACGACCATCAGGACTGCGGTGTTTGCGGTTCTCAGGTTTATTTGTTAGGCAGAGATGCCATTACCGCCAAACCGTTAAATCATGAGGCGATCCGGTGCTGGCAGTTATTCCACTGTACGATGGTGCATCCAACGGTTATGATCCGCAAATCCGTACTGGAAGATCACGACATCAGGTATCTCAATTACTTTCATGCGGAGGATTATGAAATATGGAACCGCTTATCCGCAATAACCCAGTTGGTTAATCTGCCTGAGGTGTTGCTTATGTACAGACAGCATTCAAATCAGATAACTAATATCCACCAAGAGATACAAGTAGTCCAATCTGAACGTATCCGCAGAGATCAATTGCTTCGGCTAGGTATCGATGCTACTGCCGAGGAGTACCAGACTCACTTGGATTTTTGCAATTTTAGAATACGGACAGGTGAACCTGATCACTATTATCGATGCTTAGCATGGGCTAACAAAATCCTGGAAAGCAATTTACGGCAACCAATATATGACCACCAGACCTTAAACTTGGTATTATCGCAATGTTTCAGTTTATCCAGATATTGAAATGAATGAGGCCGCAAAATGCGGTTCGCTGTCCAAGCATCCCATCCGATCTTCAAAGCGCCACAGACTTCGCCTCAGCATCCGCCTGCAGCATCTGAATCAGGGATTGCAGCGGCAGTGACTTCCACTTCTTGGGATGAATGAGCAGCTGCAGGTCAAAATGAATCTCCGGATGGGTAAACGGCAGCTCGGCCAGATTACCACGTTCAATCTCTTCCTCAGCTACAATTCTCGGCAGCAGGGCAATCCCCAGACCGTTCCGCACACAGCGCTTGATCGCCTCCAGATTGGACAGCTCAAAGCCGATCCGGAACACGATTCCGTGCTCCCGGAGCAGATTCTCAAACAGGCTGCGGTAGATACAGCTCTCTTCGGAGACAATCAGCTCACAGTTGTTCAGATCCTGCAAGGTTATATTTGTAAGCTTCGCCAGTGGATGATCGGCAGGTGCCACCAGTACCAGCGGCTCATCCCGGATAATCGTCCGCTCCAGCAGCGAATCAGTCGTACTCCGGTCCAGCATGAGGCCAATATCCACCTCTCCTTCCCTGATCTTGGACACCAGATTCGCTTCCTGCTCCGTTTGCAGATGAATATTCAGTCCGGGAAATGTCGTCCGCAGCTGCTGCAGAAAAGGCGGAAGGTAAAAAGCGGCCAATGAATCTATTGTTCCGATAGTCAGCGTACCGCCGATCTGCTGGGCAATTGTTTCTTTGGAGCGGTCATATAGATCAAGAATTTCCACGAACAGCTTCAGCAGCTCTTCTCCAGGCGGGGTCAGGCGCAGGATACGTCCATGACGTTCCATTAGCGTGACCCCGTATTCTTTTTCAATCTTCTGTATCTGCATGGTTACACTGGACTGGGCATACCCCAGTTCCTCTGCTGCACGCGTGAAGCTCTGACGCTTCGCCACCTCGCGGAAGGTCCGCATATAGGTTAAATCCATTTCACTCACCCTTTAGACTGTGATATAACATCAATATTATTGATGACCCATATCATTTATTATAGCTAACGCCGATGGAATGTTCCATGCTAAAGTAGAATAAAAGGATTTAAAAATTTGGAGGACGATATTCATGTTAACAGAAGAACAGATTTATGGAATCTATGTTCCCGTGGTAACACCGTTCAATGCCGCCGGCGAGATTGATCTTACTTCTTATCAGCGTTATGTGAACAACATCATCAAGAACAAAATTCATGGTCTGGTCGTAAATGGAACCACTGGAGAATCGCCGACAGTCAACATACAAGAATTACAGACACTGATTACTGCCTCACAGGAGCTGCTGCATGGCAGTAAAATTCCGCTGGTCATCGGTACAGGGACCAATGATACAATGTCTACCGTCGCCCGTACAGAGCTTGCTGCGAGCCTGGGAGCCGATGCTGCGCTCGTTGTCGTGCCTTACTACAGCCGTCCTTCTCAAGCGGGCATCATTGCCCATTTCCGCAAGGCAGCCGAAGTCGGTATTCCGATTATCGCTTATGACATTCCCGGCCGTGCCGGAGTCGGCATGACCGTCGATACCGCCCGCACCATCCTGGAGATGGACAATGTGGTCGGCCTGAAAGACTGCTCCGGTTCGCCGCTGCTCGTCTCTGAGCTGTCCCGCCTCGGCTCCAAGCCGGTGCTCTGCGGAGATGACCTAAGTTTCTTCGACATGCTGGGCTGCGGAGCCGCCGGAGGCATGCTGGCTTCCGCCAACGTGCATACTGCGAAGTTCCTGAACATCTTCGAACAATACAAAGCCGGCCAGATTGATGCTGCCAGAGCCGAATACGACCGCCTGGTGCCGCTCATGAAGCTGCTCTTCAAGGAATCGAACCCAGCCCCGATCAAATGGCTGCTCAGCGTACAGGGTGAGATTGCTTCAGATACCCTCCGCCTGCCGATGACCTCGATCAGCGAATCGCTGCGCGAAGAGCTGGGTGCTTATCTAGCCGGCTAAGTCCTCCGCCATTAAATCATGACCTTAGAAGTAAAGACCCGTATTGTACACTCTGTATAGAGTGTACAATACGGGTCTTTTGTGTAAATTAGGTCTGCCAATTTATATTCATTGTACACAAAAACGGCGTCCTCCCCTAAAAGGAAAGGACGCTGCATCATTGATAGAGCAGCTGATTATTGCATTCTGCCGGCATTAACCGGGGCTTTATTGCCGTTTCGGTTCGAGCTTGACTGGCC of the Paenibacillus pedocola genome contains:
- a CDS encoding LysR family transcriptional regulator, whose amino-acid sequence is MDLTYMRTFREVAKRQSFTRAAEELGYAQSSVTMQIQKIEKEYGVTLMERHGRILRLTPPGEELLKLFVEILDLYDRSKETIAQQIGGTLTIGTIDSLAAFYLPPFLQQLRTTFPGLNIHLQTEQEANLVSKIREGEVDIGLMLDRSTTDSLLERTIIRDEPLVLVAPADHPLAKLTNITLQDLNNCELIVSEESCIYRSLFENLLREHGIVFRIGFELSNLEAIKRCVRNGLGIALLPRIVAEEEIERGNLAELPFTHPEIHFDLQLLIHPKKWKSLPLQSLIQMLQADAEAKSVAL
- the dapA gene encoding 4-hydroxy-tetrahydrodipicolinate synthase: MLTEEQIYGIYVPVVTPFNAAGEIDLTSYQRYVNNIIKNKIHGLVVNGTTGESPTVNIQELQTLITASQELLHGSKIPLVIGTGTNDTMSTVARTELAASLGADAALVVVPYYSRPSQAGIIAHFRKAAEVGIPIIAYDIPGRAGVGMTVDTARTILEMDNVVGLKDCSGSPLLVSELSRLGSKPVLCGDDLSFFDMLGCGAAGGMLASANVHTAKFLNIFEQYKAGQIDAARAEYDRLVPLMKLLFKESNPAPIKWLLSVQGEIASDTLRLPMTSISESLREELGAYLAG
- a CDS encoding glycosyltransferase family 2 protein; translation: MVKISVLMPVYNMAPYIEEAICSILTQTYSDFELLILDDGSTDGTLDIIRKFDDKRIRVIAHTVNQGLIATLNQGIDLCTGEYIARMDGDDIALPHRLERQVNFMDDHQDCGVCGSQVYLLGRDAITAKPLNHEAIRCWQLFHCTMVHPTVMIRKSVLEDHDIRYLNYFHAEDYEIWNRLSAITQLVNLPEVLLMYRQHSNQITNIHQEIQVVQSERIRRDQLLRLGIDATAEEYQTHLDFCNFRIRTGEPDHYYRCLAWANKILESNLRQPIYDHQTLNLVLSQCFSLSRY